Part of the Clostridium cylindrosporum DSM 605 genome is shown below.
GACTATGTAGAACTGAGCATATGTTCTTTGAAGAAGACAGAATACCAGTTGTACGTCAAATGATAGTTGCTAAAAATGAAGAGCAAAGAAGAAATGCTTTAACTAAACTTCTTCCAATGCAAAAAAGTGATTTTGTTGAGATATATGAAGCTATGAAGGGACTTCCTGTAACTGTAAGATTACTAGATCCACCACTACATGAATTCCTTCCACAACATGAAGAAGATATTAAATCTTTAGCTGACCAAATGGGATTAAGTTTTGAAGATCTTAAGAGTACAGTTGAAGAACTACACGAGTTTAACCCAATGATGGGACATAGAGGATGTAGACTTGCAGTTTCTTATCCAGAAATGGCAGAAATGCAAACAAGAGCTATAATTGAAGCTGCTATAGAAGTTAACGCTTCAAAGGGTTATAATATAGTTCCTGAAATAATGATTCCACTTGCAGGAGAAGTTAAGGAGCTTAAGTATGTAAAGGAAGTAGTTACAGCTACTGCTGATGCTGTTATTTCTGAAAAAGGAGCAGAGCTTAAGTATCTAGTTGGTACAATGATTGAAATTCCAAGAGCTGCACTTACTGCAGATGAAATAGCAACAGAAGCTGAATTCTTCTCATTTGGTACAAATGACCTTACTCAAATGACATTTGGATTCTCAAGAGATGATGCTGCTAAGTTCCTAAAGGATTACTATGATAAGAAGATATTTGACTTTGATCCATTCCAAAAGCTTGATCAAACAGGTGTTGGTAAGCTTGTAGATATGGCTGCAAAGCTTGGACGTACAACAAGACCAGACATTAAGCTTGGAATCTGTGGAGAGCATGGAGGAGATCCTTCATCAGTTGAATTCTGCCATGAAGTAGGTCTTCAATATGTATCATGTTCACCATTTAGAGTTCCAATAGCAAGACTTGCAGCTGCACAAGCTCAAGTAAAGAACCCTAGATAATTTTACTATTTAAATGATTATAAAAAGGCTGTTCAATTATTAAAAATTGAACAGCCTTAATAAATTAATTTAACTTTGATTTACCAAATCTGTCTTGTATATATGATTTATATACACTGCAGAACTCTTCGTGTCTTTTTTGTTGTGAGGATATACTATTAATTTGTTTAAGGAAAAAATCTTTGTTATTTACACCATTATATTTATAATAATCTCTAGATATTTTCCAAAACTTATGAGGGAACTCAAGTGCAGCTAAAATAAATAAGTGCTCACCATAGCTAAGTTTCCTAAATTCTTCATATGAATTCATGGCGGTTGTGAAGATTTCAAAACTCCATGATGTACGCTTTCTTCTAAGTATTCTTTTTAAGAAATATACTATATCATGTACAGGATAGTCCATTTTTGTATTATCAAAATCAATTATATAAAGTCCATTATTAGAAAATATAAGATTTTTATTTACATAATCTAGGTGGCAAATTGAAAATGTGCTTACATTATCCCCAAAGTTTTTATCAAAATTTAAAGATGAAAGTATATTTACGCTTTTGCGCGCATGATTTAAGTTATATTCATAATTTCTTATAAATTCATTTGAGAATTTATCTTTACTCAAAGTTGCTTTTTCATAAAGGGAGGAGAGCTGCTTAAAATGTTTACTGTAACTATCATAATAATCTGTTGAAGATACCCTTAGAAAACTATCTGTTATAGGAGTAAAACCAAAGGATGATTTATGAAGGTTTCCAAGATTACCAGCAGCATGAATTATATCTTCTAGATTATCATAGGAACACTTTCTTCCGTCTATCCAATCTGTAAGAATAAACACATTGTTATTATATTCAACAAACCTTACACCTTCTTTAGAGGGGATAAGTCTTGGGCATCTTATACCTTTCATATTAAGCCACTCAATTGTAGAGTAAATGAAAAGGAGAGTATGTTTATCATAGTAAACTTTTTTTAAGCATTTGGCGCCTTTATCAGTATTAATCCTATATACAGCACGTTGCTTATCTGTATCTTTGAATTTAATATTATCAATAGAATAGACATTTACTTTATATTGTGACAATACATGTTTATTTAAGTCATCATGTGACATAAATTCTGTATTAGGAGCTTTAGTAAATATATTCATTTAATCACCTCAAATAATGTGCTAGTAAATTATATGCTGTGAGTTACATAATTATAACAAAAATATTATTTTTTGAATAAAAGCTACTAAAATTAGAGAAAATCATAGTAAATAGAAGATTTATTACAGTATTATTATAATTTTTATACTATAAAGAGGATTTGGAGATAAAATATTGTATATAACACTTAATAAAGATAATGTAAAGTGGTGATTATAATGAATTTGAGAGAAAGTTATGAATTGCAGGAAGCAAAGTTTTTATCATCAATGGCTATACTTAGCAAAAATAGTAGGGGGAGAAAAGTATTAGAAGAAAAATGCTCACTTAGAACAGAATTTCAAAGAGATAGAGATAGAGTAATTCATTCTAAGGCATTTAGAAGGTTAAAGCACAAAACCCAGGTTTTTATATCTCCTGAAGGGGACCACTATAGAACAAGGTTAACCCATACATTGGAGGTTTCTCAAATTGCAAGAACAATATCAAGGTCATTAAGGCTAAATGAAGATTTAACTGAAGCTATTGCTTTAGCCCATGATCTTGGACATACGCCATTTGGGCATACTGGAGAGCGAACTCTTGATGAAGTTTCAATAAATGGTTTTAAACACTATATGCAAAGTTTGAGGGTTGTTGAATATTTAGAAAGATATAATGGCTTAAATCTTACCTTTGAAGTGAAGGATGGAATTGTTTCTCATTCTTCAAGTAGAAAAGCAAAGACCAACGAAGGGAGAGTAGTTAGAGTATCAGATAAAATTGCCTATATAAATCATGATATTGATGATGCTATAAGGGCTGGGCTATTAAGTTGTGATTGTTTGCCAAAGGAATGTATTGCTGTGCTTGGGGATAATCATTCGAAAAGAATAAATACAATGATAAAGAACGTTATATCTAACGCTACAACAAATAATGAGGTGGATTTTTATTTAGAAGTTGGAGAAGCTATATGGGAGCTTAGAGATTTTTTGTTTAAAAATGTTTACATAGGTTCTAAAGCAAAGGTAGAAGAGGAAAAGGCTATGAACATAGTTAGGGAAATGTATAATTATTACATTAAGGATCCTGAGAAAATGCCTAAGGAATTCTACAGAAATCTCGAAAAATGGGGTATTGAAAGTGTAGTTTGTGATTATATTGCTGGTATGACAGATCGTTTTGCTATATCAGAATATTTGAATATTTTTGTTCCATCACCTTGGAGAAAAATTTATTAAGAGTTTTAGAAAAAAAAGAAGGAAAAATGATATAAATGTCGAAATAAAGTATATTGTGCCTTAATTAATAACATTGCTATACATTATATATATTTTTTGTGTCAAATCAACAATATAAGAAGGAAAATCGCAAACAGTGTAGAAATAAGTGTGTAGACTAAAAAAATAATTATAACAGGTGATTTTATGGGTCGTATTCCTGATGAATTAGTAGATAAAATTATACATGAAAGTGACATAGTTGAGGTTATTTCAGAATATGTTTCCTTAAAAAGCTCAGGAAAAAACTTTATGGGTGTTTGCCCATTTCATTCGGATAAAGGACCATCACTTAGTGTTTCTAGAGAAAAACAGTTATATCATTGTTTTGGATGTGGTGCATCTGGCAATGTACTCGGATTTATTATGCGTATTAAAAATATAGAATTTATAGATGCATTAAGGTTTTTAGGAGAAAAAATAGGGGTTTCTATTGAGCAAAAAAAGGAACATACTGAAAATCCAAGGTTTAAATTAAAAGATGAGATGTATAGGATTAATATAGAAGCTGCAAGATATTTCTTCCGAAATATTTATAATGTAAAAGCTGCATATAATTACTTCTTGTCGAGAAATATGGAAGATAAAACTATAAAGAAATTTGGACTTGGATATAGTTTAGATAGTTGGAATAGTCTTGAAAGTTATCTTGCAAAAAAAGGTTTTTCTAAGGATATTATGCTTAAAGCAGGTCTCATTATCAAAGGGAAAAATGCAACCTATGATAGATTTAGAAATAGGGTTATGTTTCCAGTGTTTGACTATAGAGGTCGGGTAATTGGATTTGGAGGAAGAGTACTCGATGATACAAAGCCGAAATATTTAAATTCACCTGAAACTGATATATTTCTTAAAGGAACTAATCTTTATGGTTTGAATTTTGCTATAAAAAATAAGGTTCCTGATAGTATCATTATAGTTGAAGGATATATGGATTGTATATCGCTGCATCAAGCTGGAATTACAAATGTAGTAGCATCCCTTGGAACGGCTCTTACAGAAAGTCAAGCTAAACTTATAAAAAAATATACGGAAAATGTATATGTTTGCTACGACTCAGATTCTGCAGGAAAAACTGCAACTTTGAAAGGTATGGATATTCTTCAAAATGTAGGATGTAATGTTAAAGTCATCAGTGTACCAGTTGGAAAGGACCCAGATGAATTTATAAAGTTAAATGGTGTGGATTCTTTTAATAATCTTATTAATAATGCACTTCCTATAATAGATTATAAGATTCACTTAGCAAGAGAAAAATATGATTTGAAAAACATGGAAGATTCTTTGAAGTTTACAAAAAGAGTAGCGTATATTTTAAGTTCACTAAATAGTGAAATAGAAATTCAATACTATGGTAAAAAGATTGCTGAGGAAACAGGTATACCACAATCTAGTATTATAGAAGATATTAAAAAACTAAAGCGAAAAAATAATTATTATGCTAAAAATAATGAAGAAGAAAAAGAGAATAATGTTAGTAATTATAAA
Proteins encoded:
- a CDS encoding CotS family spore coat protein, coding for MNIFTKAPNTEFMSHDDLNKHVLSQYKVNVYSIDNIKFKDTDKQRAVYRINTDKGAKCLKKVYYDKHTLLFIYSTIEWLNMKGIRCPRLIPSKEGVRFVEYNNNVFILTDWIDGRKCSYDNLEDIIHAAGNLGNLHKSSFGFTPITDSFLRVSSTDYYDSYSKHFKQLSSLYEKATLSKDKFSNEFIRNYEYNLNHARKSVNILSSLNFDKNFGDNVSTFSICHLDYVNKNLIFSNNGLYIIDFDNTKMDYPVHDIVYFLKRILRRKRTSWSFEIFTTAMNSYEEFRKLSYGEHLFILAALEFPHKFWKISRDYYKYNGVNNKDFFLKQINSISSQQKRHEEFCSVYKSYIQDRFGKSKLN
- a CDS encoding deoxyguanosinetriphosphate triphosphohydrolase — protein: MNLRESYELQEAKFLSSMAILSKNSRGRKVLEEKCSLRTEFQRDRDRVIHSKAFRRLKHKTQVFISPEGDHYRTRLTHTLEVSQIARTISRSLRLNEDLTEAIALAHDLGHTPFGHTGERTLDEVSINGFKHYMQSLRVVEYLERYNGLNLTFEVKDGIVSHSSSRKAKTNEGRVVRVSDKIAYINHDIDDAIRAGLLSCDCLPKECIAVLGDNHSKRINTMIKNVISNATTNNEVDFYLEVGEAIWELRDFLFKNVYIGSKAKVEEEKAMNIVREMYNYYIKDPEKMPKEFYRNLEKWGIESVVCDYIAGMTDRFAISEYLNIFVPSPWRKIY
- the dnaG gene encoding DNA primase, translating into MGRIPDELVDKIIHESDIVEVISEYVSLKSSGKNFMGVCPFHSDKGPSLSVSREKQLYHCFGCGASGNVLGFIMRIKNIEFIDALRFLGEKIGVSIEQKKEHTENPRFKLKDEMYRINIEAARYFFRNIYNVKAAYNYFLSRNMEDKTIKKFGLGYSLDSWNSLESYLAKKGFSKDIMLKAGLIIKGKNATYDRFRNRVMFPVFDYRGRVIGFGGRVLDDTKPKYLNSPETDIFLKGTNLYGLNFAIKNKVPDSIIIVEGYMDCISLHQAGITNVVASLGTALTESQAKLIKKYTENVYVCYDSDSAGKTATLKGMDILQNVGCNVKVISVPVGKDPDEFIKLNGVDSFNNLINNALPIIDYKIHLAREKYDLKNMEDSLKFTKRVAYILSSLNSEIEIQYYGKKIAEETGIPQSSIIEDIKKLKRKNNYYAKNNEEEKENNVSNYKIEPAFKKSEQMLLTLCLKSKDYFEYIKGRISVGEFITPFYKIAADFLYKRLENEEKIIPNSLLGNFSTSYEISEVSLIFNKVVPNDISTDLIDDYIKVIKKHNIEDKIKSIKIQIKKYEKNGEKQKSLELFNKLILLQRQLDTL